In Poecilia reticulata strain Guanapo linkage group LG1, Guppy_female_1.0+MT, whole genome shotgun sequence, one genomic interval encodes:
- the pds5a gene encoding sister chromatid cohesion protein PDS5 homolog A isoform X1, with protein sequence MEFPQQQKPAGDGKIVYPPGVKEITDKISNDEVVKRLKMVVKTYMDMDQDSEEEKQQYLGLALHLASEFFLRNPNKDVRLLVACCLADIFRIYAPEAPYTSHDKLKDIFLFITRQLKGLEDTKSPQFNRYFYLLENLAWVKSYNICFELEDCNEIFIQLFKTLFSVINNSHNQKVQMHMMDLMSSIIMEGDGVTQELLDTILINLIPAHKNLNKQAYDLAKTLLKRTVQTIETCIANFFNQVLVMGKSSVSDLSEHVFDLIQELFAIDPMLLTSVMPQLEFKLKSNDGEERLAVVRLLAKLFGAKDSELASQNRPLWQCFLGRFNDIHVPVRLECVKFASHCLMNHPDLAKDLTEYLKVRSHDPEEAIRHDVIVTIINAGKKDLNLVNDQLLGFVRERTLDKRWRVRKEAMMGLAQLYKKYCLHHEAGKESAQKISWIKDKLLHIYYQNSIDDKLLVEKIFAQYMVPHSLDTEEKMKCLYYLYSCLDTNAVKALNEMWKCQNMLRSLVKELLDLHKLPVSEANNTAMLGKLMSIAKNLPDAGKAQDFMKKFNQVLSEDEKLRIQLEMLISPTCSCKQAEICVREITRKLTFPKQPTNPFLEMVKFLLERIAPVHIDSEAISALVKLLNKSIEGTADDEEEGVTPDTAIRSGLELLKVLSFTHPTAFHSAETYESLLQCLKMEDDKVAEAAIQIFRNTGQKIETELQQIRSTLIPILHQKAKRGTPHQAKQAVHCIHAIFNNKEVQLAQIFEPLSRSLNADVPEQLITPLVSLGHISMLAPDQFASPMKSIVANFIVKDLLMNDRSVGNKNGKLWSADEEVSPEVLAKVQAIKLLVRWLLGMKNNQSKSANSTLRLLSAMLVSEGDLTEQKKISKSDMSRLRLAAGSAIMKLAQEPCYHEIITPEQFQLCGLVINDECYQVRQIFAQKLHLALVKLLLPLEYLAVFALCAKDPVKERRAHARQCLLKNISVRREYIKQNPLAQEKLVSLLPEYVVPFMIHLLAHDPDFTKPHEYEQLKDIKECLWFMLEVLMTKNENNSHAFLRKMVENIKQTKDAQCPEDAKANEKLYIVCDVALFVIANKSTACHLDCQKDPVLPSKFFLVQDKQEFKNDKEYLTGEMRQMLLTGKPKPAPVLATVNKTLTVPGRRIIQKTTMAPDTTSNTSTNSSPLITANNKNSSTDSTESRAQENNENPVIKKEETKKDEPSQKLAADAGIEASPVRRRGRPTKAAAAAAAAALKEAGALPAGGGGGKGRKRASDTTTDSINVKMSKQSQQQSDEGTKRQIDLQR encoded by the exons ATGGTGGTAAAGACCTACATGGACATGGATCAAGACTCTgaagaggagaagcagcagtATCTGGGTCTGGCGCTCCATCTTGCCTCCGAGTTCTTCCTAAGGAACCCTAATAAAGACGTCCGGCTGCTGGTGGCCTGCTGTCTGGCTGACATCTTCAGGATATACGCTCCTGAAGCTCCTTACACCTCCCACGACAAGCTGAAG gacatttttctgttcatcACCAGACAGCTAAAAGGACTAGAAGACACCAAGAGCCCTCAGTTCAACCGATACTTTTACCTGCTGGAG AATCTTGCGTGGGTAAAATCGTACAATATCTGCTTTGAACTGGAGGACTGCAACGAGATTTTCATCCAGCTCTTCAAAACGCTCTTCTCTGTTATAAA CAACAGCCACAACCAGAAGGTGCAGATGCACATGATGGATCTGATGAGTTCTATCATCATGGAGGGAGACGGAGTCACACAGGAGCTGCTGGACACAATCCTGATAAACCTCATACCTGCACACAAG AATCTGAACAAGCAAGCGTACGACCTCGCCAAGACACTCCTGAAGAGAACGGTCCAAACCATTGAGACGTGCATCGCAAAC TTCTTCAATCAGGTTTTAGTGATGGGAAAGTCCTCGGTCAGTGACCTATCAGAGCACGTCTTCGACCTCATCCAGGAGCTGTTTGCCATCGACCCCATGCTGCTGACCTCCGTCATGCCTCAGCTGGAGTTCAAGCTAAAG AGCAACGACGGCGAGGAGCGTCTGGCTGTCGTTCGTTTGCTAGCAAAGTTATTTGGGGCCAAAGACTCAGAGCTAGCATCACAGAACAGACCGCTTTGGCAGTGCTTCTTAGGACG GTTCAACGACATCCACGTACCGGTCAGATTAGAGTGTGTAAAATTCGCAAGCCACTGCCTTATGAACCACCCTGACCTGGCCAAAGACCTCACAG AATATTTGAAAGTGCGTTCTCACGACCCAGAGGAAGCCATCAGACACGATGTCATCGTCACCATCATCAATGCTGGAAAGAAAGACCTGAACTTGGTCAATGACCAGCTGTTGGGCTTTGTGCGGGAAAGGACGCTGGACAAGAGG TGGCGTGTGCGTAAAGAGGCCATGATGGGCCTGGCTCAGCTTTATAAGAAATACTGTCTGCATCACGAGGCTGGAAAGGAGTCGGCCCAGAAGATCAGCTGGATCAAAGACAAACTGTTGCACATCTACTATCAGAACAGCATCGATGACAA GTTGTTAGTGGAGAAGATTTTTGCCCAGTACATGGTGCCTCACAGCCTCGACACAGAGGAGAAGATGAAATGCCTCTACTACCTTTATTCCTGTCTGGACACTAACGCTGTCAA GGCTCTAAACGAAATGTGGAAGTGTCAGAATATGCTCAGAAGTCTCGTGAAAGAGTTGCTCGACCTTCACAAGCTGCCAGTG TCGGAGGCCAATAACACCGCGATGCTCGGGAAGCTTATGAGTATCGCAA AGAACCTGCCAGATGCTGGGAAGGCCCAGGACTTCATGAAGAAATTCAACCAGGTTCTGAGTGAGGATGAGAAGCTCAGAATCCAGCTGGAGATGCTCATCAGTCCAACATGCTCCTGCAAGCAGGCGGAGATCTGTGTG AGGGAGATCACTCGGAAGCTGACGTTCCCCAAACAGCCGACCAATCCGTTCCTAGAGATGGTCAAGTTCCTGCTGGAGCGGATTGCCCCGGTTCACATCGACTCTGAAGCCATCAG TGCTTTGGTAAAGCTGCTAAATAAGTCCATCGAGGGGACAgctgatgatgaggaggaaggTGTCACCCCTGATACAGCGATCCGCTCTGGTCTTGAGCTGCTAAAG GTCCTGTCATTCACACACCCCACAGCATTCCATTCAGCCGAGACCTACGAGTCTCTGCTCCAGTGTTTAAAGATGGAGGACGACAAAGTGGCAGAAGCAGCCATTCAGATCTTCCGTAACACTGGCCAGAAGATCGAGACGGAGTTGCAGCAGATAAGATC AACTCTGATTCCCATCCTGCATCAGAAAGCCAAGCGGGGCACGCCTCACCAGGCCAAGCAGGCCGTCCACTGCATTCATGCCATCTTCAACAACAAGGAAGTGCAACTGGCCCAGATTTTTGAG CCTTTGTCTCGCAGTCTCAACGCAGACGTTCCCGAGCAGCTCATCACTCCGCTTGTGTCTCTGGGTCATATATCCATGCTGGCTCCAGATCAGTTCGCCTCACCAATGAAATCCATCGTGGCTAACTTCATCGTCAAGGATTTGCTGATGAACGACAGG TCGGTAGGGAACAAGAACGGGAAGCTGTGGTCCGCAGATGAGGAAGTCTCACCTGAAGTCTTAGCAAAG GTTCAGGCCATCAAGCTCCTGGTACGCTGGTTACTGGGAATGAAGAACAACCAATCCAAATCGGCCAACTCCACCCTCCGCCTGCTGTCGGCCATGTTGGTTAGCGAGGGCGACCTCACAGAGCAGAAGAAGATCAG TAAATCGGACATGTCCCGCCTGAGGCTGGCCGCCGGCTCAGCCATCATGAAGTTGGCTCAAGAGCCCTGTTACCACGAAATCATCACACCTGAGCAGTTTCAGCTCTGTGGCCTTGTCATCAAT GACGAGTGCTACCAGGTCCGCCAGATCTTTGCGCAGAAGTTGCACTTAGCTCTCGTCAAACTGCTGCTGCCCTTGGAGTATCTGGCCGTTTTCGCTCTGTGTGCCAAGGACCCGGTGAAGGAGCGCCGCGCCCACGCCCGACAGTGCCTGCTCAAAAACATCTCCGTCCGCAGGGAATACATCAAACAGAACCCTCTCGCTCAGG AAAAACTGGTCTCTCTTCTTCCTGAGTACGTGGTTCCATTTATGATCCACTTGTTGGCCCACGACCCTGATTTCACAAAACCACATGAATATGAACAACTCAAAGACATCAAAGA GTGTCTGTGGTTCATGTTGGAAGTCCTGATGACCAAGAATGAGAACAACAGTCACGCGTTTCTTAGGAAAATGGTTGAGaacatcaaacaaacaaaagacgCTCAGTGTCCCGAAGACGCAAAGGCCAATGAG AAGCTTTACATCGTGTGCGATGTGGCTCTCTTCGTCATCGCCAACAAGAGCACCGCTTGTCACCTGGACTGTCAGAAAGACCCTGTCCTTCCCTCAAAGTTCTTCCTCGTACAAGACAAG caggagtttaaaaacGACAAGGAGTATCTGACAGGAGAGATGAGACAAATGCTGCTAACTGGAAAG cCCAAACCGGCTCCAGTTTTGGCGACTGTCAACAAAACTCTGACCGTTCCGGGTCGGAGGATCATCCAGAAGACCACTATGGCTCCAGACACGACCAGTAACACCAGCACCAACTCGTCTCCACTGATCACAgctaacaacaaaaacag CAGCACCGACTCGACAGAAAGTCGAGCGCAGGAGAACAATGAGAACCCGGTCATCAAGAAAGAAGAGACGAAGAAG GACGAGCCGAGTCAGAAGCTGGCGGCCGACGCTGGGATAGAGGCGTCGCCCGTGAGACGGCGCGGCCGTCCTACCAAAGCCGCAGCAGCCGCTGCCGCAGCAGCGCTGAAGGAAGCCGGAGCGCTACCAGCAGGAGGCGGAGGAGGCAAAGGCAGGAAGAGAGCGTCCGACACCACCACAGACTCCATCAACGTCAAAATGTCAAAGCAGTCGCAGCAGCAGAGTGACGAGGGGACAAAGAGACAGATCGACTTGCAGAG
- the pds5a gene encoding sister chromatid cohesion protein PDS5 homolog A isoform X2 — protein MEFPQQQKPAGDGKIVYPPGVKEITDKISNDEVVKRLKMVVKTYMDMDQDSEEEKQQYLGLALHLASEFFLRNPNKDVRLLVACCLADIFRIYAPEAPYTSHDKLKDIFLFITRQLKGLEDTKSPQFNRYFYLLENLAWVKSYNICFELEDCNEIFIQLFKTLFSVINNSHNQKVQMHMMDLMSSIIMEGDGVTQELLDTILINLIPAHKNLNKQAYDLAKTLLKRTVQTIETCIANFFNQVLVMGKSSVSDLSEHVFDLIQELFAIDPMLLTSVMPQLEFKLKSNDGEERLAVVRLLAKLFGAKDSELASQNRPLWQCFLGRFNDIHVPVRLECVKFASHCLMNHPDLAKDLTEYLKVRSHDPEEAIRHDVIVTIINAGKKDLNLVNDQLLGFVRERTLDKRWRVRKEAMMGLAQLYKKYCLHHEAGKESAQKISWIKDKLLHIYYQNSIDDKLLVEKIFAQYMVPHSLDTEEKMKCLYYLYSCLDTNAVKALNEMWKCQNMLRSLVKELLDLHKLPVSEANNTAMLGKLMSIAKNLPDAGKAQDFMKKFNQVLSEDEKLRIQLEMLISPTCSCKQAEICVREITRKLTFPKQPTNPFLEMVKFLLERIAPVHIDSEAISALVKLLNKSIEGTADDEEEGVTPDTAIRSGLELLKVLSFTHPTAFHSAETYESLLQCLKMEDDKVAEAAIQIFRNTGQKIETELQQIRSTLIPILHQKAKRGTPHQAKQAVHCIHAIFNNKEVQLAQIFEPLSRSLNADVPEQLITPLVSLGHISMLAPDQFASPMKSIVANFIVKDLLMNDRSVGNKNGKLWSADEEVSPEVLAKVQAIKLLVRWLLGMKNNQSKSANSTLRLLSAMLVSEGDLTEQKKISKSDMSRLRLAAGSAIMKLAQEPCYHEIITPEQFQLCGLVINDECYQVRQIFAQKLHLALVKLLLPLEYLAVFALCAKDPVKERRAHARQCLLKNISVRREYIKQNPLAQEKLVSLLPEYVVPFMIHLLAHDPDFTKPHEYEQLKDIKECLWFMLEVLMTKNENNSHAFLRKMVENIKQTKDAQCPEDAKANEKLYIVCDVALFVIANKSTACHLDCQKDPVLPSKFFLVQDKEFKNDKEYLTGEMRQMLLTGKPKPAPVLATVNKTLTVPGRRIIQKTTMAPDTTSNTSTNSSPLITANNKNSSTDSTESRAQENNENPVIKKEETKKDEPSQKLAADAGIEASPVRRRGRPTKAAAAAAAAALKEAGALPAGGGGGKGRKRASDTTTDSINVKMSKQSQQQSDEGTKRQIDLQR, from the exons ATGGTGGTAAAGACCTACATGGACATGGATCAAGACTCTgaagaggagaagcagcagtATCTGGGTCTGGCGCTCCATCTTGCCTCCGAGTTCTTCCTAAGGAACCCTAATAAAGACGTCCGGCTGCTGGTGGCCTGCTGTCTGGCTGACATCTTCAGGATATACGCTCCTGAAGCTCCTTACACCTCCCACGACAAGCTGAAG gacatttttctgttcatcACCAGACAGCTAAAAGGACTAGAAGACACCAAGAGCCCTCAGTTCAACCGATACTTTTACCTGCTGGAG AATCTTGCGTGGGTAAAATCGTACAATATCTGCTTTGAACTGGAGGACTGCAACGAGATTTTCATCCAGCTCTTCAAAACGCTCTTCTCTGTTATAAA CAACAGCCACAACCAGAAGGTGCAGATGCACATGATGGATCTGATGAGTTCTATCATCATGGAGGGAGACGGAGTCACACAGGAGCTGCTGGACACAATCCTGATAAACCTCATACCTGCACACAAG AATCTGAACAAGCAAGCGTACGACCTCGCCAAGACACTCCTGAAGAGAACGGTCCAAACCATTGAGACGTGCATCGCAAAC TTCTTCAATCAGGTTTTAGTGATGGGAAAGTCCTCGGTCAGTGACCTATCAGAGCACGTCTTCGACCTCATCCAGGAGCTGTTTGCCATCGACCCCATGCTGCTGACCTCCGTCATGCCTCAGCTGGAGTTCAAGCTAAAG AGCAACGACGGCGAGGAGCGTCTGGCTGTCGTTCGTTTGCTAGCAAAGTTATTTGGGGCCAAAGACTCAGAGCTAGCATCACAGAACAGACCGCTTTGGCAGTGCTTCTTAGGACG GTTCAACGACATCCACGTACCGGTCAGATTAGAGTGTGTAAAATTCGCAAGCCACTGCCTTATGAACCACCCTGACCTGGCCAAAGACCTCACAG AATATTTGAAAGTGCGTTCTCACGACCCAGAGGAAGCCATCAGACACGATGTCATCGTCACCATCATCAATGCTGGAAAGAAAGACCTGAACTTGGTCAATGACCAGCTGTTGGGCTTTGTGCGGGAAAGGACGCTGGACAAGAGG TGGCGTGTGCGTAAAGAGGCCATGATGGGCCTGGCTCAGCTTTATAAGAAATACTGTCTGCATCACGAGGCTGGAAAGGAGTCGGCCCAGAAGATCAGCTGGATCAAAGACAAACTGTTGCACATCTACTATCAGAACAGCATCGATGACAA GTTGTTAGTGGAGAAGATTTTTGCCCAGTACATGGTGCCTCACAGCCTCGACACAGAGGAGAAGATGAAATGCCTCTACTACCTTTATTCCTGTCTGGACACTAACGCTGTCAA GGCTCTAAACGAAATGTGGAAGTGTCAGAATATGCTCAGAAGTCTCGTGAAAGAGTTGCTCGACCTTCACAAGCTGCCAGTG TCGGAGGCCAATAACACCGCGATGCTCGGGAAGCTTATGAGTATCGCAA AGAACCTGCCAGATGCTGGGAAGGCCCAGGACTTCATGAAGAAATTCAACCAGGTTCTGAGTGAGGATGAGAAGCTCAGAATCCAGCTGGAGATGCTCATCAGTCCAACATGCTCCTGCAAGCAGGCGGAGATCTGTGTG AGGGAGATCACTCGGAAGCTGACGTTCCCCAAACAGCCGACCAATCCGTTCCTAGAGATGGTCAAGTTCCTGCTGGAGCGGATTGCCCCGGTTCACATCGACTCTGAAGCCATCAG TGCTTTGGTAAAGCTGCTAAATAAGTCCATCGAGGGGACAgctgatgatgaggaggaaggTGTCACCCCTGATACAGCGATCCGCTCTGGTCTTGAGCTGCTAAAG GTCCTGTCATTCACACACCCCACAGCATTCCATTCAGCCGAGACCTACGAGTCTCTGCTCCAGTGTTTAAAGATGGAGGACGACAAAGTGGCAGAAGCAGCCATTCAGATCTTCCGTAACACTGGCCAGAAGATCGAGACGGAGTTGCAGCAGATAAGATC AACTCTGATTCCCATCCTGCATCAGAAAGCCAAGCGGGGCACGCCTCACCAGGCCAAGCAGGCCGTCCACTGCATTCATGCCATCTTCAACAACAAGGAAGTGCAACTGGCCCAGATTTTTGAG CCTTTGTCTCGCAGTCTCAACGCAGACGTTCCCGAGCAGCTCATCACTCCGCTTGTGTCTCTGGGTCATATATCCATGCTGGCTCCAGATCAGTTCGCCTCACCAATGAAATCCATCGTGGCTAACTTCATCGTCAAGGATTTGCTGATGAACGACAGG TCGGTAGGGAACAAGAACGGGAAGCTGTGGTCCGCAGATGAGGAAGTCTCACCTGAAGTCTTAGCAAAG GTTCAGGCCATCAAGCTCCTGGTACGCTGGTTACTGGGAATGAAGAACAACCAATCCAAATCGGCCAACTCCACCCTCCGCCTGCTGTCGGCCATGTTGGTTAGCGAGGGCGACCTCACAGAGCAGAAGAAGATCAG TAAATCGGACATGTCCCGCCTGAGGCTGGCCGCCGGCTCAGCCATCATGAAGTTGGCTCAAGAGCCCTGTTACCACGAAATCATCACACCTGAGCAGTTTCAGCTCTGTGGCCTTGTCATCAAT GACGAGTGCTACCAGGTCCGCCAGATCTTTGCGCAGAAGTTGCACTTAGCTCTCGTCAAACTGCTGCTGCCCTTGGAGTATCTGGCCGTTTTCGCTCTGTGTGCCAAGGACCCGGTGAAGGAGCGCCGCGCCCACGCCCGACAGTGCCTGCTCAAAAACATCTCCGTCCGCAGGGAATACATCAAACAGAACCCTCTCGCTCAGG AAAAACTGGTCTCTCTTCTTCCTGAGTACGTGGTTCCATTTATGATCCACTTGTTGGCCCACGACCCTGATTTCACAAAACCACATGAATATGAACAACTCAAAGACATCAAAGA GTGTCTGTGGTTCATGTTGGAAGTCCTGATGACCAAGAATGAGAACAACAGTCACGCGTTTCTTAGGAAAATGGTTGAGaacatcaaacaaacaaaagacgCTCAGTGTCCCGAAGACGCAAAGGCCAATGAG AAGCTTTACATCGTGTGCGATGTGGCTCTCTTCGTCATCGCCAACAAGAGCACCGCTTGTCACCTGGACTGTCAGAAAGACCCTGTCCTTCCCTCAAAGTTCTTCCTCGTACAAGACAAG gagtttaaaaacGACAAGGAGTATCTGACAGGAGAGATGAGACAAATGCTGCTAACTGGAAAG cCCAAACCGGCTCCAGTTTTGGCGACTGTCAACAAAACTCTGACCGTTCCGGGTCGGAGGATCATCCAGAAGACCACTATGGCTCCAGACACGACCAGTAACACCAGCACCAACTCGTCTCCACTGATCACAgctaacaacaaaaacag CAGCACCGACTCGACAGAAAGTCGAGCGCAGGAGAACAATGAGAACCCGGTCATCAAGAAAGAAGAGACGAAGAAG GACGAGCCGAGTCAGAAGCTGGCGGCCGACGCTGGGATAGAGGCGTCGCCCGTGAGACGGCGCGGCCGTCCTACCAAAGCCGCAGCAGCCGCTGCCGCAGCAGCGCTGAAGGAAGCCGGAGCGCTACCAGCAGGAGGCGGAGGAGGCAAAGGCAGGAAGAGAGCGTCCGACACCACCACAGACTCCATCAACGTCAAAATGTCAAAGCAGTCGCAGCAGCAGAGTGACGAGGGGACAAAGAGACAGATCGACTTGCAGAG